The proteins below come from a single Caulobacter flavus genomic window:
- a CDS encoding KGGVGR-motif variant AAA ATPase: protein MQSHIRFDSALEAMARLADQHLGRAVVESGLFLRDASGLLTFILRTEVEVGARAQFDQAANALLGRYVDGPSATAEELFDPQLDEPGIGLPEPIQLAGGSAVIRLLDRRIVGQDWNTPNLAFNAGIPVLTFFSCKGGVGRSTALAVAAASLSDAGHDVMIIDLDLEAPGIGTILLPPEDLPQFGVLDYLVEQGLNPTDGAFLEDCIAPSPLTAGRGLVEVMPAVGRQGVASPQNVLPKLGRALIDRVGPDGDTYSFMRQVQALVRAIIARGRTSVILVDARAGLSESSAAAVVGLGGTVLMFGVDTPQTFECYRYLFAQLNRYALEAGHAEDWRSGLQMVHAKAGRGLEAHQHFRDQAQNLFAEFLYDEAGPSDLDGFNFDVDDDAAPHYAWPIPFDADFAEFDPRSRRDQLSREFFDRSFGPFVRKVIETVADLQGSAT, encoded by the coding sequence ACGAGCGGTCGTCGAGTCAGGCCTGTTCCTTCGTGATGCCAGCGGCCTTCTTACCTTCATTCTAAGGACCGAGGTAGAAGTGGGTGCGCGGGCGCAGTTCGATCAAGCGGCTAACGCTCTGCTTGGTCGATATGTCGATGGTCCCTCTGCCACGGCCGAAGAGCTCTTTGATCCACAGCTTGACGAGCCTGGGATAGGACTCCCCGAGCCTATTCAGCTTGCCGGTGGGAGCGCCGTTATCCGGTTGTTGGATCGCCGCATTGTTGGCCAGGATTGGAATACCCCAAACTTGGCGTTCAATGCAGGCATTCCTGTCCTCACCTTCTTTAGTTGCAAGGGGGGGGTAGGTCGATCGACTGCGCTTGCTGTGGCGGCCGCATCGCTGTCTGACGCGGGCCACGACGTCATGATCATCGACCTTGATCTTGAGGCACCGGGTATCGGAACGATTCTGCTGCCCCCGGAAGATTTGCCGCAGTTCGGCGTGCTGGATTACCTCGTTGAGCAAGGTCTCAACCCGACCGACGGTGCTTTTCTCGAAGATTGCATTGCGCCATCGCCGTTGACGGCGGGGCGTGGTCTGGTCGAGGTCATGCCAGCTGTTGGGCGCCAGGGCGTGGCCAGTCCGCAGAACGTGCTGCCCAAGCTTGGACGGGCGCTGATAGATCGTGTCGGTCCTGACGGCGACACCTACTCTTTCATGCGTCAGGTACAGGCTCTAGTCAGAGCGATTATCGCGCGCGGTCGCACGTCCGTGATCCTAGTCGATGCGCGCGCCGGCCTTAGTGAAAGCTCGGCCGCTGCGGTGGTCGGTCTGGGCGGAACGGTACTGATGTTTGGCGTGGACACGCCTCAGACGTTCGAGTGCTATCGCTATCTTTTCGCTCAGCTCAACCGGTACGCTCTTGAGGCTGGTCACGCTGAGGACTGGCGTTCGGGCCTACAGATGGTACATGCCAAGGCAGGCCGCGGCCTCGAGGCTCACCAGCATTTTCGCGATCAGGCACAAAATCTGTTCGCCGAGTTTCTCTATGATGAGGCCGGGCCGTCCGACTTGGACGGCTTCAATTTCGATGTCGATGACGATGCCGCGCCGCACTACGCGTGGCCGATCCCATTCGATGCCGACTTTGCTGAGTTTGATCCCCGTTCGCGTCGCGACCAGCTCAGCCGTGAATTCTTTGATCGCAGCTTCGGTCCCTTCGTGCGTAAGGTGATTGAGACTGTCGCAGACTTGCAGGGCTCAGCGACGTGA